The Drosophila bipectinata strain 14024-0381.07 chromosome 3L, DbipHiC1v2, whole genome shotgun sequence region CGAGGGGAAAAGCGCCAGTTGgtcaaataattgaaaaacttcACGCCCCTGTGGGGGCTTCGAACTGGAAATTGAAATTCATTTGCAGCTCAGCTGGAAGTGGCAGCATTGTCACATGTGGCAAGTGCCAGCCTTTTGTATTCAACTCTTCAACGTTTTACATAAATTGCTGGGATGCAGGTCCTGGCCAGAGGAGAGGGAGCCATCTTCGAGTCCAATGCATTCATCTTCCGGGCGAACGTTGGGAGCTCAACAGGAGCGACTCTTTGGTGGCCTTGCCATTCTTTTTGGCAGCCTGCCCAGCTGACGGCACTGTCCCCAAAACGATTGTCCTTGACACGATGCCTTCCACTCCCCAAAGCCCTCTCGATGGTCAAGTGCTTCTCCGATCCAGTAGAGTTCTggaatttacaaaaatatgcGTTTAACTTTAGTTAGTAAGAGGGTATAGTTTTGGGAGGTTTAACTTTTCGTAGCTGCCGGCCACTGGCTGGTTAGCTTGGACCCCTTACCTTTGAACTTTTGGCgccttttgaattttttcgcTGGAGCTCTGGGCTCTATTTTAATTTCTGGTTGGCTCTCAGAAAAAGTTTCTGGTTCTGGCTTCGCGTTTTTAGTGCATTTCTTCCGCTTCTCCTATTGTTGCCCCTGCCACGCCGCGGCGTCGTAATCTTATTTGTGTGCTTGGCTTATCGCACGCCCACTCCAGCCCCTTTCGGCCTGGATTCCCCGCCCTCTTAGTTGCAACAAAGAGTGCCACATAAGAGGCGGTGCACAAAGTTTCGAGCGGAGCACGGAAATGGGGCACGAATGACGTTTTGGTCCATTTATTGGTATTTATTTCAATCGGTTCTCGGAATACCCTGCCTCACAGGCCATTACTATTATAATAATGCGAGGGTAGTGGCTCTTCGACTTCGGCAGCCACTCGACCCACCTTTTCTAATGCATTTCCCATCTCTGGACCACTCCATATGGCTCGAGCTCTCCTCCGTAACTTTGTTTTCCTGCCAAGTCCTCAGTTTGAGGCAAATAGTGGAATTTATAGCTCCGCCGCGTCGGAAAGCGTGAAGTTTTCTGCTAATTCGCATATAACGTCGGGATACAAGGACAAATAGTAGAAGTGTGACAGTGCCACTGTCTCTCCCGTGGCCGGGGCTGGGCTGGATGCCTGCTGCGAGGCGCCACACGCTGATTGCAAGTGGAAGTGCCAAAGTGTGGCATTAACTCGCTCCTCCACGCTCAGTTTTATGCAGCAAAGTTATTGaagtttgcattttttttgggtgcaACTTTTGCTAGAAAAAGTTTTgcgaaaaatgtatttaaaattgtttttgccaGCACTTGGCAACTGGAGCACCTCTAGAGGATTACTACGAGGGCGGGGGCTTTCATTAACCCTTCGGGGCAGGCCGAGGTTCTTCAAGCGTTTGATTGGCAGGATGTACAGGATACAGTTTGTTGTCATTTTACTTGAATCGAATGGATTTTCAATCGAACATCGCTTATCCACATCCACCCGGCCATGCAACTCGTTCCACATGCGGGCACGCACTCTGGAATATAATTGTTGCCAAGTTGTCATTTCCAACAATGTCCTgcctccgcctccgcctccgcctcctcctcAACCATCCTTCTGCGCGATTGTGATTTCCTTGCTGCATACTTTGGTGCACACGCAGTAAATATTGTTTCTGGCTGATTGTTGCCACTCGGTCCATCGGGGGGGGTGTGCACTGTACAGTGTACATCTGTATGTAGGAATGCTGTTGTGCTATCGTACGTGTTCGCCATGATAAAATCccgttttcaattttcatcGGTGGTCCACCTCTCTCGACTCCCTCGCTGCTGCTCTGCACGCTCGGATTCTGCATATGATTAAGAGCTAAATGGGTTAACCTCCGCCATTGCTCcaatttatgcaaataaatCCTATATTTAAAGCCCCGAAGCACTCCAAAATCGGTTCGAAACCCAAAATCCTGTCGTTTTAAATGGTCTCAAAAgtattaaatttaatgcatGTGATGTACATCGATCTAGTTTGTCATTCTAAAGAGACATTTTTAAACTCTCAAACtctttaaaactttatttaattaattacatAAGGTATTTGAAgtcaaaaacaacaatatctTAAAAGGTTGTGccattttttgtgtatttctgAATGGAAAATTATCCATTACTTCGCTGGCCATTATTATTACTGGCCAGATCTTgaaatgttataccttcccggTCTCAGAACTCAAAGGAGCATCattttccaccaaaaaaaaggcaatataattttttacccatttttcgaaaattttccaaggggtaccccttatgatttttagcaaaaaattGCCAAAATTTTTGTGGTTTGATTTTTGGAAactttggatgcagatcgaatGGAATCAGATCCATGAATTATAAATGGCATTTCGTTTTGGAATCGCTTACCAAATAgtgaaaatattcaataaaatgtTAATGAAAAGTTACGTTTTTGGACATATAAAAAAACTCTTAAAACTGGTTCCAATTTAGGTATTTTAGGGACACAAAAATGTCTATATGTACCTCGGCTAATAAAAGCAGATGTTTTTATACATTTCCGAGCTTGGGATTCGAAGATGCATCcttttttatcaaaaactagcaataaaatttttaagggtTAAGTGGTTATTGACAAAAATCGgaccaaaaattttattgttaaatttttcaaatcttTCAATGCAGATCGAAGAGGCTAGGATctctgattcataaatggtattcggTTTTGTGATCTGTCCAGAAATAGTTGAAATATTTGATAAAAACTGATTAAAAATCTTCGATTttggtttaattaaaaattattaaaaaccatATACAAAATTTCCGAtattaaaatcgaaaaatgtTCATAACTTTGCTAATATTTGGCTGATCAGATCATGGAATACCTTCCAGCTCTAAGAAAACCGAGTAGCAACAGCATCAATCAAAACCTGACCCAACAATTTTTGAtccatttttatgatttttttttaagggttcCATCAtgattttgaccaaaaattaagaaaacattttttttttcaattttttgtatcttttgatGCCAATTAAAGCTTCTTAGCTTTTTGATTCATAATTgatattccgtttttgaatcgttgaagaaatatttaaaatatttgccaaaaactgGCTAAAAATCTGAAACtttccccaaaaataaaaaaaatttcaaaaatagtaCTGCTTTTGTGAATGACGTTTCTCATGGGCGAACATAAAGGCAGACTAGGATAGACTCCCTAATCTGAGCCAGCAGCTATTAATACGCGAGGGCTGTAAACTGTAAAGCTCACGAATGACTAAACATAAATTCAGTTAAATTTATCGCAACAATAGAAGGCTGGCCGAGTCAGACACATGACGTCATTGTGGGCCATGGCCAGGACGAGCGCAGCCGAAACTCGACTCAGCCGCCAGCTCACCAGGGGAGACTTCAGCTCATTTTTTCCCCAATTTCGTCCTGGGAGAGTGCGAGCGCTCTTGAGTGAGTTTATGAGTCCTGAACTCTCTCTTGGTTTTCTCTCGCATGTGGCTCCGCTTTTGTAGGACAAGGCTTTTGCTCTGCGGTTTCTTTtggcggttttttttttatttaaattaattatgaaCACACATGCATATGGGGAAAGAATAGGAGCTGACCTTGGGTTTCCTAATAGGACAGCGTGCCCCAATAAATGGGCAACAAAAAATGACAATTAAACATCCATTAACAGGATGTTGAATCCTTAGAGTTTCTACTTTCCGCGTTCTCCTGATTTTTGACTTTGTAATTATTTTCCCCCTCCTCCTCCCACTCCCCTGCCAGCGACAAGAACTTTGTCATCCTGTTTCTCACGTcacacacggcgtatgcgtaatattctGTTATGCATGCAGCTGCGGGCGGAAAGGGGTGTACTTAAGCGACACGTACGCTTCAGGAGTTTGAAGCCCAGCGGGAACCTAGTGGCACACATTCCCCATTTCCACCAATTGATCACGAGAGtgttccattttattttaattacaaacaaCAACATGGTCCTCGAAGGGGACTATAGGAGTAGAGGATTAAATCCCATTCCGATCCTGAACTATTCCCAGTAAGCCGCTTAgagtttagttttttgttttattccgAAATGGCCAATATTTTTGGCGATTGTTGGCCAAGAGGGCTAAAGTTGGCTAATTGTTTGATTGGATTTGAGCAGCTCGTGCTGATGCTGATCCAAATGGTATTGTTTATAGAAGAGCCCCAAATCGGTAGCTGGGGGGAGCTTGGAACTACGCGCTTTAGAGCCAACTAATTAACATACAGCTAGTAGGGCTGCGTGTGAAAATGGCAATGGGAATGGAGGGAGTTGCTGCTGAAAAAGCCATTTAAATGCATGGCACAGGTGAAGCTAGCTGGGGGGACTACCACTTTTAGCTGTTTGATGTTGCCTCAGTGTCTGGTAGTGTCTGCCACTCGGCTCTCATTATCAACAACATAATCAGCCACTTGCAACAACTAAGACCATGTGTGTGTTTCAATGATTGGCAGAGTGTACACTGAACTAAAGATTTTAAAGGTTCTCTGAGGCAAACTCCAGGAGTACCAAGTATTTCTCTCACTGTATGATAGCTGACAATTGTTGGCAGTAATTAACAAACACTACGGGGAAACAGGCACCTTACACGTGACGTCACGCACAAGTGAGAGTGACAAACACTTGTTCGTTAAATGCACCCAACGCTCCAACTGTCTGCCTGGTGGGGTCAGGTGTGCCTCCGTATGCGACATAACTTGTCCTGCCTCCGGTCCTCCCGGAGGAGCCTGCTGGACGTGCTCGTGTAAGCGTGCATGTTTAATTCGACATTGCACCACGCCCAGCACTCCTCCCAGTACTCCGCCAGCCAACATTATTATTACGGGCGAATGAAAGGGTAACTTGTGGACTGGCAGAGCCAGGAAGTGTAGTATTGACACCACGCTGGCTGCTCTCGAATTAAAATGagcattaaattataattgcaCGCCCTAGTCCCGGCCAACTTGATGGCTGTAACTACATGcatgtttttaatttgtttgctttaatttatttattttaaagtgctttagtttatttattatttttaagaattttttattattttgtgcaTTCATCTCtcactttgtttattttcatttaattatcGTAACTtgcctgttgttgttgttgtgcttGTTCTGTCTTGTATCCTGTATCCTGTATACTGTGTCCTGTCTACGTAGCATTTTGGAAAACAAAATCAGGTTGGTCCTGCGAGCCAGCGAGACAAGTGATTCCTCATTTTTCTAATCAACTTTTATCCTCCGAATAGGCAACAGTCGCTGCTGTCGGACGAACAGGCCAAGGAAGTCGAGCAAATACTCAACGCCGCCCCAAGTGTGGGCGTGGCTGTTGCTGCCGTTGTTGCCACCGCAACATCGCCGACCAGCATCAAGAATCTCATCGAGGACTCGGCCCCCGTAGCGGAGCAGGACATTCAAATAGCTGCCGTGCCGGCCATTgtcgacgaggaggaggacgacgaggaCATCGAGGAGGACCACGCTCGAGCCGAGTTCAACGAGGAGGCTGACGGCGACTCGGACGAGGTGGAAGCAGTTGACATTGTCGGATATGGTCAGGCCACCACAGCAGGACCTCTAAACGCCACCTTCACCAAGGCGGACAGCACTGAGACAGAGACCACGACCACTACCACACCCTCTACGGCCACCACTGCCACCACTCGCCACGACGACGACGAGCCAGAGTGGCTGAGGGACGTCCTCGAGGTGAGACTTGCCGCTTTAGCTGATAACCAAACATTTTTACTTAACTTCCACTTTCAGGCTCCAAAACGCAGTCTAGAGAATCTGCTCATTAGCTCCGGACCTTCGGCTGGCGGAGACGGGCAGCGGGAAGTACGGGAGCGGGAGGAGATCCTCCTCGAAGCCAAACATTCCGATCCTAACCAGACCTTTGTAACCGGCGGAGGAGAGTCGCTGCACGAGTCGATCGTGTCGGTGGAGTCGACCCAGTCGGACGCCACACTCAACCAGACCACCACGATCGATGACAGCATCATCTCTAGCAAGCACAATTCCACCTACTCCCTGGCGGATGCCGAGCCAGCCACCAATTCAACGGTTCTGAGCACCGGCGTGACCGAGCTAGACGACAGCCAGTACTACATACCGGAATACCCGCCTGTGAGGAGCAAGGAGGTGCTCGTGGAGGCAGGAGTGCACTACTTTGAGGATGGCAACTTTTGGATGGAAGTGCCTGGTAAGGATGAATAGTTTCTCACCTTTTATTGGAACTTCAAAAGTATCCTTCATCGCTTACAGGTCTCCTAGACTTCGACGACGACGACTGCTCCTATCCACCCATCACAGTGCGCAAGAACCCCAAGGTTCGCTTCAGCTCCGGACCCATACACGTGTACTCCACATTCTCCGTGAACGACTACGATCGGCGAAACGAAGATGTCGATCCGGTGGCCGCTTCGGCGGAATACGAGCTCGAGAAGCGCGTGGAGAAGATGCACGTCTTCCCCGTGGAGCTTATGAAGGGTCCCGAAGGATTGGGTCTCAGCATAATTGGTATGGGCGTTGGCGCTGACGCCGGCTTGGAGAAACTAGGAATATTTGTGAAAACCATTACCGACAACGGAGCAGCAGCCAGGGACGGCCGCATTCAGGTGGGCATCTTAAGGCCGGGTTACCAAGCAGCATAGGTCTTATATTTTAATTCCCTCTTTCAGGTCAACGACCAGATCATTGAAGTGGACGGCAAGAGCCTCGTGGGAGTCACCCAAGCGTACGCAGCCTCTGTGCTGCGCAACACCTCCGGTCTAGTCAAGTTCCAAATCGGACGCGAGCGCGATCCCGAGAACTCAGAGGTGGCCCAGCTCATCAGGCTGAGCTTGCAGGCCGATCGCGAGAAGGAAGAGCGCCTCAAGCGGTTAGTTCCTTGCCTCTCATCCTATAACTCTTTTTGTAATTTCCCATCCTGTTACTATCCTAGCCAACAAGAGGAGTACCTACGTCGCACCCTCGACTACTCCGAGGACTCCACCCAGCCGGTGTCGGCCAATTCGAGTGTTTGCGAGGGTCCTTCCAGCCCGGTCCAGGTCGAGCATCCGATGGAGGTGGAGGCCACTCACTCGCAGGAGGTAGAGTCGCTGAAGCGGCTGCTACAGGAGGTAAGGACTGCCCAGGCCGATCAGAATGTATCTTGATGCTGTTGTTAACTTGTGTGTTCTTGTGTTCTTCTCTCTCCTTTTGCTGAATTTCAACATTTGTGGGTGGATATTGAAATGCAGCACAAAGCGGTAATTGGATTTGTGAAAACGTCATTGAAAGCCAAATTTTAGACACTGCCAGAAATTGTAGAGCACATTCTCGAAACACGTTTACCATTTAGTTTTATAACCTAGACCTTATGGTTCTCGTTGATTAAGATGTTGAGTTGCATTCTGTTTATATTTAAGAaccatttattattttattattcttatttatttattttattttatttttttttattcttttcccAGAGTGAAATGGGTTGCCTGGTTAAGGATGAAATAATCCAAAATCTCAAACGAAAGGTTCGCTTactttttacttttgtttCTCCATTTCATCTCATCTCATCCCTCATCTGCACCAAACTCCCATGAAAGCCCAGTCCCAGATACTAATAAAGTCTTAACCCTTCCCAGCTGGTCAAGCTCGAGACGACGGGCAACGAGAATGAGCTGCTCAGCGAGCGACTGCGTCAGAGCGAGCGGGAGCTCGGCAACATCCGGAAGGAGGCGGCCAACCTGCAGAACATGCTGCAGCAGTCCCAGGGCCAGTACATGGCCCTCGACAAGAAGTACAACAAAGCCAAGCGCCTGGTGCGGGAGTACCAGCAGCGGGAGCTGGACATGTGCCACCGCGAGGAGTTCTACCAGCAGCTGCTGCAGGAAAAGGACACCGAGTATAATGCCCTGGTCAAGAAGCTCAAGGATCGGGTCATCAACCTCGAGCACGAGCTGCAGGAGACGCAGCGAAAGGCCGGGTTCCCTGTGGGCCTGCCCTACGACAGTGCCACCCTAAAGCTCACACCACAGATGATGCGCAAGGCGCCGCCAAAGCCCCTCTTCCACAAGCTGGAGACGGAGCTGTCGGACACTGAGATCTCGGACCTCTCGCCCGATGGCGATGGGGTCAAAACGGCCACGGTGGAGCGCAAGGTTCCGGTCAAGGACGAACTGGACGCAGCAGTGCCCCAGCACGAGCTGCTGGACAATTCTGTGAACAAGACCAAGATCGACCTGGGTAAGTACCCTTTATTACTTATATTCTCATCTCGGTTTGTTTTGTCATAGCTTTGTCGAAAGACCGTCTTGGCTCAAAGGGAGGGATTATGGTCTAAAGAACGACCTGATTTGAAGATTCCCGCCGTTATCTCGTTTTGGCGAATGCCTTGAAGAGCTCCCCCTTTTTAAGGAGGCTATCTTCCTTCAAGGTGAATGGGTTTCAGACCTAAAAGTATCAGGACGTAGTTCTGGAAATACCCAAGAAGATACCTTATAGAGATTCTAGTCCTAGTGACTTGGCCTAATTGATGCCGATTCCATAACGATACCAATGTGATCTCCACTTCTTCAAATGTGGTTCTATTTCCATGAAGGAAGTGTCTAAAGATCATCTAAGAGTCAGAGACCCTAAGACAAGCCTTAAGTGGGTTCAGTACCCCATCTATCCAAGTGTCTTGAGGCCTACCTGCTATAGTTACCCGCATCCTGGCAACTATATCCTTCTACCTCTTCCTTAAACGATTCCCCCCTTTGAGCCATAGCCTGGTTCAGGACAAGtgattcattttgtttttgagcTGCACTTCCGGGCTGACCTCCAATCACCTGCCTCGACCTACCTTTTGTTTTGCCTTTATCGCTCCTCCTTCTTTTGTACTTTCACTGCCATTTTGTGCTAACTGTTATTCTCTTTCTTTTCACATTTCTCCGCATTTTATATTTTGCCTCTCTGTGTCTGCCGTCTCTGTTGTCGTTCCTTCTCGTTGTTCATGTTTGCGTTACGTTTTCTTGCTCGTTGTTTTGTGACTGCCACGCCTACACGCTGCGCCCTCATTTcgcccaacaacaaaataataattaaaaaaaaaaacaaaaccaaaaaaaattccaaaaacacAAATGCACCCCCAAATCGCAACcgatttttaaaacaaaagccTCCCGGGGCGGTCTAGCCAATCGCCAGCTGCCCTCCACGAACGGAGCCAACGGCACCGCCAACGGAGACGCCCAGCTCTCGAACGGGAACCTCATCAAGCGCAGCCGGAGCAACAGCCGCAGCTCGGAGTGCACGCTGGACGACAGcgacgaggaggaggcggaCGAGGGCTCCTCCCCGAACTTGGCGGGCACTGGGGCGAACGCCCACGAGACGATCAGCAGCCTCTCCAATGGGAACTCGCACCTGCTGGCCAACGTGAACAACCTGCTCCAGCACCATCCGCCGGCGATGGTCGCCACGTCAACGGTGACCCCCTCCAACGGCCATTTGGGCACCACCACGGCCATCCTGCTGAATTCGACGTCGTCGGCCTCCTCCAGCTCGTCGAACCAGTCGACGGCGCGGGAGGCTCAGATCAATCAGCTGTACGCCCAGGTGCACAAGGACCCCagcaagcagcagcagcagttgcagcagcagcaggcggcGACCAGCATCAGCATACCCGGCATCTTCAAGAACTCCCTGGGCTCGCCGGCGGACAGCGGCGGTCTCAACGACTTCCATCGCGGCAGCATGACCACCTTCGGGACGGGTccggccagcagcagcaaccggGATCTCAACAGCTCGTACGACTCCATACTCGGGTCCAACGACAAGCTCTCGGAGAACGAGCCGGCGGAGAGCTGGATGTACCCCAGCCGGCGACGGGTA contains the following coding sequences:
- the Spn gene encoding uncharacterized protein Spn isoform X11 — its product is MCLSLRKLCQSCRGRKSVDETPAITQHSTPGSGSGSPQRVANKRSSITFNMPAAGLGQRPPSMISTASQDEGGFNESTPELKAKLQPSYDPSEEEQQQHSLNYVDVGFRLNPDGSESREVYGSEAELYDTAKVTDMQRKFHGANGFGRESSTVYAIIKPDVQDAQPVAPSRAAHLQSPSSSSVDGSPLHRGVYSSPPVGVVSPIRRRNSSSNSVQEQSGGGGSAKTTPPISPARSSFIKGIAPIASIDSHEEEGLDYNIEEEEEENLVVEVHHDEDEEEAPVLPERRPTAQGSLEMQDLEYADTSAGEDEEDILNHLKGSDVLDVELIDDVVDEVIKVHVTHNVALAPPEAPMPRVDSFADEMTAAEAERLLSSSILENKIRQQSLLSDEQAKEVEQILNAAPSVGVAVAAVVATATSPTSIKNLIEDSAPVAEQDIQIAAVPAIVDEEEDDEDIEEDHARAEFNEEADGDSDEVEAVDIVGYGQATTAGPLNATFTKADSTETETTTTTTPSTATTATTRHDDDEPEWLRDVLEAPKRSLENLLISSGPSAGGDGQREVREREEILLEAKHSDPNQTFVTGGGESLHESIVSVESTQSDATLNQTTTIDDSIISSKHNSTYSLADAEPATNSTVLSTGVTELDDSQYYIPEYPPVRSKEVLVEAGVHYFEDGNFWMEVPGLLDFDDDDCSYPPITVRKNPKVRFSSGPIHVYSTFSVNDYDRRNEDVDPVAASAEYELEKRVEKMHVFPVELMKGPEGLGLSIIGMGVGADAGLEKLGIFVKTITDNGAAARDGRIQVNDQIIEVDGKSLVGVTQAYAASVLRNTSGLVKFQIGRERDPENSEVAQLIRLSLQADREKEERLKRQQEEYLRRTLDYSEDSTQPVSANSSVCEGPSSPVQVEHPMEVEATHSQEVESLKRLLQESEMGCLVKDEIIQNLKRKLVKLETTGNENELLSERLRQSERELGNIRKEAANLQNMLQQSQGQYMALDKKYNKAKRLVREYQQRELDMCHREEFYQQLLQEKDTEYNALVKKLKDRVINLEHELQETQRKAGFPVGLPYDSATLKLTPQMMRKAPPKPLFHKLETELSDTEISDLSPDGDGVKTATVERKVPVKDELDAAVPQHELLDNSVNKTKIDLASRGGLANRQLPSTNGANGTANGDAQLSNGNLIKRSRSNSRSSECTLDDSDEEEADEGSSPNLAGTGANAHETISSLSNGNSHLLANVNNLLQHHPPAMVATSTVTPSNGHLGTTTAILLNSTSSASSSSSNQSTAREAQINQLYAQVHKDPSKQQQQLQQQQAATSISIPGIFKNSLGSPADSGGLNDFHRGSMTTFGTGPASSSNRDLNSSYDSILGSNDKLSENEPAESWMYPSRRRVAPNGSKVPLPGSSFTDQLNQALSDRERRLGDGSSRHSSDDYTEINKSQSAAAINCKTLINEIRQAVNEAQPKVKQVVPQSLSPPGTVPWQQQHHPQLQQQPSAHTTGPPSPTSMSSGCSSPGYSPSRTLDLSGSSSSFSDRKAAAAGYHYKGGPVHEWTKDQVGHWLMGIELERYIPVFKEHNVEGGALLTLDSKDFKTLGVSGDDKHRLKKRLKDLKANIEKERKDMERERREREKAIRKAEKKAAKKK